TCACCATAACTCCTGACCAGTAGAGGGGGAATTCATCTAAGTAACTGGTAACCCTAGGGGTGCCGAAGTTCTGGACGAGAGACCTTTGCTCTTGAGGCAATCTTGGTTGGATTCTTAGAGATGCAACACGGTTTTCACAACAAAAAACAGAGGAAGCTACAATGAAAAAGCTATTTTATTTAACCGTTTATTATTATCTAAGGCTAACTCACTCGTCGTATGTATAACTTTGCGTTTGCAGCCGACCAATTGCTCTGGTTCTTTGAGTCAAGATAGTGAATTTTCAGAATCTATTTTGACTCAGAGCGTCAGGGCTCATTCACCCTTGGCGGCTGAAACGCGCATGTTGATGGCATTAGAAACCGAGGCCAACGCAGACCGACCGAGCAAAACCCAACGTACTATCCCACAACCGACCACCAGAAGTCGGCTAATCCCCCACTTTACACAATGACAAATCTGTAAAGAATCTCCTTGCTCTTAAAGGGGATTTTTTTACTTTGAATTGGATAAGCTCCACGCAAGATAATCCCGAAGAAAAATCTTAGCATTTGTGTTGAATGCGATTTCTTGCAGTGTAATCCCGATTTGATTCTTGGGATTAGACTGACAGATTTCGCAGTGTTTGTGCGGTTTTTCATTCCGTGGAGCCTGGATTATCTGGGCGATAATACTTCAAAACATTATCGCCCAGTGACTTAATAGTTATGTGGAGGGTCGCAATATTCCATGGCAATGAGTTATAGTGAGAGCAAATAAGAGATCAAGGAGGTTATTTGTAATGATTTTTCACAATAGAAGTCTTTAAAAAGGAATGAGCAATTTAGCTATGGCTAATTTAATCCCAAAAGGAGGAATATCATGCCAAAGAATGTCAGAATATATCGTACGCTCGGGGGACTAATCTTTTTTCTCATAGTTGTCCTGCACATAGGATGTAGTTCAAAGGTCAATCCTCAAGATGAAATCGCAATTACCACCAAATCAGATGAAGCTCGTAAACTTTTTTTGGAGGGTCGCGAGCTATTAGACGACATCAGATTTGATGAAGCGCGAGACCTTTTTTCAAAAGCGATTGAAGCAGATCCGAATTTTGCTCTGGCTCATCTGAATCGCTCATTTACCGCTACCTCGACTGCTGATTTCCAGAAGCATTTGGACAAAGCTGTGGCCTTAGCGCCAAATGCTTCCGAAGGGGAACGCCTCTTGATTGAGGCAACTCAGGCAAATGCGGACAACAATGCTGTTAAAGCAGTTGAGCTCTGTGAACAGCTGGTACAGAAATTTCCTAACGACAAGCGTGCGCATCAGACCATGGGCTTGTTCTATAGTGCTCAAAATGAAGATGACAAAGCGATTGCTGAATATGAAAAGGCCATTGAAATCGATAAGGATTTTGCATCGGTTTACAATTCTTTGGGGTACGCCTATATCCAGAAAGAGGAATATGAGAAATCAGAGGAAGCATTCAAAAACTATATTCATCTCATTCCAGATGAAGCCAACCCCCACGACTCTATCGCGGACTTGTATACCAGAATGGGCCGGCACGAAGACGCCATCGAGCATTTCAAAAAGTCTGTGGAATTAAATCCGAGATTTTATATGTCTCAACGAAAAATCGGCACCAATCTGGTTTTCATGGGTAAGTACGATGAAGGGCGCGAGGCTTTTCGAAAAGCAATGGAAATGGAAAGCACCCCGAATGCCAAGGTAACGGATATGAATCAGATTGCTCTCTCTCATCTTTATGAAGGCAACTTTGAGCAAGCGGTAGCAGCATTCGACGAGTCGATAAAAATGGCGCAAGAAGCAGGCCTATCCGCACGGGTTGCCGGAATCCATACTCAAAAATGCTACGTTCATCTGGAATCAGGTCACCTTGCCAAAGCGGAGGAGAGTCTGGCGGAATGCAAAAAGACCGTGATGGCTTCTGACCTGAGACAGTCATTCAAAGACAATTTTGCCAAAGGTGCCTTGGCTCAAGAAGCGCTTATCGCTGCTAAAAAGGGAGACTTCGAAACAGCGATGGCAAAAGCGGATGAGCAGTTAGCCATGATTCAAGCGGATAACAACCCGAACGAGATGGAAGATCATCATGACCTCCTCGGGCTCATTCATTTTGAAAGAGGTGACCACGCTAAAGCCATTGAGCATCTCAACCAGGGCGACCAGGAGGATCCGTACATCCTTTATCACCTGGCGGTCTCCGAGTCAAAGGCCGGGGACAAAACATGGGCAACTGAGCTGTTCAAAAAAGTAGCTGAAATGAACCAAAACGGTTTAGGTTACGCTCTTATTCGGTCAATAGCTATGGGTGCGCAAAAGATGGTAGGAAAAAAGTAACTCGCAGATAGCAACACGACCGGCACATAACAATCGTTTGCTCTCTGACCGCGGGGGCGCGGCGGTAATTTTCAGGTTAGTAGCTTCTTTAAATTCTGTAGTAAAATGAAGTTCTGTGCTTGAACTCCCCGCGGCAGGAGAAACGGGTCGTTATACCTAATTATAGGGATCTTAATAATGGAAGATCAGAAATGGTTAACAACTGCTGCAGGCGTGAAAATGCCATGGGTTATTTACGGCACGGCCTGGAAAAAGGAGCGCACGGCAGATCTGGTTGTGAAAGCCATCCAAGCAGGATTCAAAGGGATTGACACCGCCTGCCAACCGATGCACTATGACGAGCCACTGGTTGGAGCGGCGCTTCACAGGCTGAAAGACCAGGGTATCGAACGTGAAACCTTGTTCTTACAAACCAAATTCACCCCACTTGCTGGTCAGGATCCGAGACAAGTGCCATACGATAAGAATGCCCCTATAGAGTCGCAGGTCACCCAATCTTTTGAGGCATCGAAGAAAAACCTCCAAACCGAATATGTAGATTCTCTAGTACTTCATTCACCAATGGCACCCCACGCACTTTTGATGAAGGTATGGGACGCAATGGAAACAATTCAAAAGGCTGGCGGAGCTCGTCAGTTGGGAATCAGCAACTGTTACAATACTGAAGTGATGAGGCAACTCTATGCCGATGCCAACGTGAAGCCAGCGGTTGTACAAAATCGGTTTTATCAGGAAACGGGGTATGATGCAGACTTGCGTAATTGGTGCTCTAATCATAGAGTTATCTACCAGAGTTTTTGGACCCTCACCGCAAATCCTCATATTCTAGTCAGCAATACCGTTCGAACCATTGCTCAAAAGTATAACAAAACCGAAGCGCAAATCTTTTTCCGATATCTCAGTCAATCTGGTATCGTTCCGCTTACCGGAACATGTTCTGAGCAGCACATGAGGGAAGATCTCAGCATCTTTGATTTTGAGCTTTCTTCTGACGATTTAAAGAATGTGAGTCGCCTACTAAATCAGGTATAACAAGTCGTTTCGTGTTGTTAATGGTTCTACATTTACGCAAAGTCAAGGACAATGAAAAGAATGAAATTGTCAATAGTTTCTGTGAGCCTACTTATCCTGTTATACTCTGCTAGTTGTGCGGACAATACAGAACATTATGATATTAATCGAATAGAATATCATCCCACATATTCAGAATTTTATCTTGCTGATGGTAGAATCTTTGTAGCCACTAAAAGTGAAAATGAACCATATTATGTATCCCAATTTCAAACTTGGTCCTGAAGCATTAAAGTATTTCGAATCGGCTTATGAATATCAGATGCAGGGCGAGTTGGAGAAGGCCGTCCTTTACTACAAAAAATCTTTGGAAATCGAACAAACCGCCGAGGGGTATACTTTTCTTGGCTGGACTTACAGCTTTATGGGAAAATTAGCGGAAGCGATCCAAGAATGTCACAAAGCCATTGCCGCCGATCCCGATTTTGGCAATCCCTACAACGATATCGGCGCTTACTATTTGCAGATGGGAGAAATCGATGAAGCAATCCCCTGGTTAGAAAAAGCAAAAAAGGCCTTGCGCTATGAAAATCCCGAATTCGCCTATTGTAATTTGGGAAAAATTTATGAGCTCAAAGGAATCTGGCCGCGAGCCTTAGAAGAATACAAAAAAGCTTTGGAGATTCAAGAGAATTACCTACCAGCTCACCAAGCCTTGATGCGATTGGAATCTTATTTGAATTAATTTAAAAGTTATAAAATGAAAATTCAAACTCGTGTCTTAAAAATAGTGCTAATCAGTTATATGTTCTAAAGGCCCTTTTAAGAGATTGTTACAGTATAGATTAATGACTGCTCAAAGGTAGGATATTCAATTGATTATGTCAAAGAACTCTTAAAACTACCGCCGAGCGGTTTCGTTCAACATGCTTATAGCCAGCAACAACAGTAGTTTTTTCATGGCGTACCCCTCTCCTTTTTTTACATTTCGTTTCGGCCTAAAAAAGGAAAAGGCAACAACCTTCCCGTAGCGGCGGCCGTCGCCCTTCCCGTTACCCCGTACCATGAACGGGGTAAGTTAATTTACAAAACTTCTTTTACCAAAGTCAATCCCTTCTCATCTCCCTACAGGCACACCCACATTTATTCGTCAGGACGGATTCTGGTGGATGCCATACTTCCCTCAATGGTTTTCCTCATCGCATCAAAAACTTCCGTCTAAATGGGTTTTGGGGAAATCCTGTATCGTAACACTCCGGGGAGACCCCGATCAATTCTTCGGGGCTGCTGGAAATCCGTGAAAATTAAATATTCTGCGCTTGTTTTTTCAAACTCTCCTGTCATTGATTCCTTCGCCACTCACGCCACGTTATGTGTAAGAAATAATAAGAAGAAACATTGGTTATAATTGAAATCAGAATAATTCAGGATTTTTAAAAAATGAAAAATCAGAAAAACTTATTAAGACTATTAAACATAGTTGTTGTTCTTTATATAATTGCTAATGTAATTATTGGCTTGGAGGGTACAAATGCGGCTGTTTTTATGCCCTTCCTAATTATACCGCTTGGCATGTTTGTTTTTACGCATGGGACTATACGCTATGGAATAAAAAATATTTTAATATTGATTGGAATAGGAATGGCAGTGAGCCTTTTCTACGAGGCAATGAGTATTGCCACCGGCTTTCCTTACAGTGGATTTCATTATACTGAGATATTTGGGCCAAAACTATTCGGGTTCCCATTAATAGTAATGGTAGGATACGGAGTATCAATTTATACGTTTTGGACTGTTACCGGGTCACTAATAGGCAATTACAACAATAAATTACGTGGAGCTAATATTGTATTGGTTCCTATATTAGCTGCTTTTCTTTTTACTTCATGGGATTACGCCTTAGACCCAATCATGGCAAGCATTAATGGAGCTTACATTTGGGATAATCATGGCAGTTATTTTGGAATTCCGTTTTCAAACTATTTGGGTTGGTACCTTTGCACATATTCTATTTATCAGTTTTTTGCTTTAGTTGTTTATCGAAAAACAAAACTGGACGTGCCAACGATCATGAAAAGGAAAACTTTTTGGTATCAGGCAATTGCTATGTATGTTTCTATATTCATCCAACTCCCTATTTTAATGAAATTTGAAGGAAACGAACAGCTTACAATATTTTCGGGACAAGTGCTTCAAACAAATGATATTTATCAAAGCATGACGCTTGTTGGCATTGCTGCCATTATATTCCCAGCATTTATTGCTTTTGTAAATGTGTTTAACACTAAAGAGCTTGAATAATCATATTAAGAGGTGTGTAAAGGAACTAAACTATCTCACTATGTAAAACTTTGTAGTCCTTAGATTTACAATTAACCTCAACCGAAATCCTTAAATACCCCCTACCGTAACAGTCCGGGAGAGACCGCTCAATGCTTCGGTTTTGCTGGAAATCCTTGATAGTTAAATATTTCTCGCTTACCTTTCTAAATTATTCTGTCCATCTATTTTCTAAACACTATGGTCGGCAAAACCATATCCCATTACAAAATCCTTGAAAAGCTTGGCGAAGGCGGCATGGCCCTCCGAATTCAGAAACCCTAAAAACACCTTTCCAGTTTAACTTGCCGGTACTGCGGGGACCACGGCATTTGCACCCGCGACGTCACCAGGCGTGAGTGTCTGCTTCTTCAACTCACCTTTGGCAGCAGTGGGGGCCATGGTAGCATCATCATTGTTAACGTGGTCGAGTCCAATGAAGTGACCGATTTCATGGGTACCAATGGCTTGGACATCGAAGTCAGTTCCACACTCGGTAGTACCAACACCAATTACAGTATTAATTGCCCAGTTATGTGAGGTATTATAAACGATATCCGCCTCCAGGATTGTCCCATTTCCATCATCCCAGATATAGGTAGCAGCAAGAACTTTTCTGGCATTGCGCCCCACGAGCTGACGCCAACCAACAATATTTTGGCCATCGCGGTCTGGCGGTAATGGTGCCGTAATGTTTTCACTAAAGGTCATCAGGTCTGCATTAGTGACGGCCGTTTCCCAGGTACTGAAAGCGCGGTCAATGGCATCGAATGCCATACCAGCCACGGCTTCGGGTTCAAATGTAGGTTGGTACTCTACCATGAGCTGGGGTTGAGTCCACCGAACGCCTATCTCGCTAAATGCTACATTCGTGTTTGTATCTGAACACTTTTCGCTGCTACCGTCATCTTTTGGTGGTTTCCCACCGCCATTACCGCCTTTTCCATAAAAGACGAAAACCGTTAGACGTTCCGAATTGTGGCCGGTCGGAATGCGAAATACCGGGACAACGTCCAGGCTGGAACTACCAGTCTGTTTACTCAACATTGGTATTTCTTGTGAACTCGCAGGTGCTAACGGTTCGGCATTATCACTGCAGCCAACCCACAGTGACAGTAATACAAAAGTACTCACTAATGACACAGAGTTAATAATTTTCTTCATCAGTTTCTCCTCGTTTTTGGTCTAACGCAACAGTTGTTGAGATGTGGCCTATTTAGGCGGCAGCCAAACGCAAAGGATATGCCAGGAATTACTTTTGAGAATATAATGATATAAGGACTTGTAAATCAGAGGATTAGAAAGGTGCAAGAAGTCATAATTTACTCTCATCTCTCGTAGCCTGATGAGATATGTCTCATCTACCAACAAGACAAGGTTGTCTTATGTTGTAAGTGTCAGTACATTGGGAGGATTCAGAACGAAAACTAAGTCCGGAGAGCTTTTAAAAACCAAAAGTCATTTGGGGGGGTAAATGATTGCAGGCTTGGGACTAATTGGAGATTAAAAAAGAAGTATCCCACGGAGAAATTGTCCTGAAGTATTTTAAAAAACCCCCACAAACCTGCGGGGACTTTTTTAGTTTCAGAGCTTCAGTCTTACCGAATCAGGCTCATCTTCTTGACCTGAGAAAATTGACCTGCATCCAAGCGATAAAGATAAACGCCGCCTGCAACAGGGGCTCTCCTGACGTGCTTAGCCTTTAAACAGGTTGAATCCTGCTCGCTTTAAGTCCTATTGCAGGGTTATATTTCCAAGGTCGTTATCCGAGCCTACTACGACTTCCGTTTCGGGGCTTGCATAGGTAAGATTCAATGTGTCTTCAATGGAAACCGAATATAATCCCGCCGGTAAAAAAGCCAATCTAAAAGAGCCATTCGTATCCACTCTGGTCGATGTCAGGGTATCACTCCCCGCAATCGCATAAGCTACAGGATTGTTTTCAGGATTTGTCAGCATGCCTGAAATGGAGCCTGTCAGAGCTTTATCTTCAACTCGAATGGTGGGGTTTAATAAATAACCAGTGGGATTATTTGCAGGACCCGTTGTCACCACTGACCTTTGTGCGTCAAAATCAAGAATTAATTCGTAAGTTGAACCGGCATTAACAGTAAAATCAGCTAAAAGTTTAAGGCCGGTCTGTGCTCCGCTTGGCACGGTCACCTGATAAGGATTACCATCTGCTACCACTTCTGCGGCATCAATTGTTACCCGAATTTGGGTGTAGTGTCCCGCTGGCACCTCGGCCGTTCCTAATACCAACGAATTGCCGTTGTTCCACTCCAGAAGATTTACCGTGATGGGTGTTTGATTGCGAACAGCAATCCACTCACCGTCGATGTTGGCACTAATTTCAGAAAAAGTAATGTTAACAGCTTCATAAATTCCAGGTGCGTCTGTTAAGCTGACTTCAAGTGTACCCATTTGATTGGGTGCCGTCGCACTGTCCCCACAGCCCATTGAGAAAGCACATGTTAATAATGCCATAAGTAAACTAACTGTTAATTTTTT
This DNA window, taken from candidate division KSB1 bacterium, encodes the following:
- a CDS encoding matrixin family metalloprotease, whose product is MSKQTGSSSLDVVPVFRIPTGHNSERLTVFVFYGKGGNGGGKPPKDDGSSEKCSDTNTNVAFSEIGVRWTQPQLMVEYQPTFEPEAVAGMAFDAIDRAFSTWETAVTNADLMTFSENITAPLPPDRDGQNIVGWRQLVGRNARKVLAATYIWDDGNGTILEADIVYNTSHNWAINTVIGVGTTECGTDFDVQAIGTHEIGHFIGLDHVNNDDATMAPTAAKGELKKQTLTPGDVAGANAVVPAVPAS
- a CDS encoding tetratricopeptide repeat protein, yielding MPKNVRIYRTLGGLIFFLIVVLHIGCSSKVNPQDEIAITTKSDEARKLFLEGRELLDDIRFDEARDLFSKAIEADPNFALAHLNRSFTATSTADFQKHLDKAVALAPNASEGERLLIEATQANADNNAVKAVELCEQLVQKFPNDKRAHQTMGLFYSAQNEDDKAIAEYEKAIEIDKDFASVYNSLGYAYIQKEEYEKSEEAFKNYIHLIPDEANPHDSIADLYTRMGRHEDAIEHFKKSVELNPRFYMSQRKIGTNLVFMGKYDEGREAFRKAMEMESTPNAKVTDMNQIALSHLYEGNFEQAVAAFDESIKMAQEAGLSARVAGIHTQKCYVHLESGHLAKAEESLAECKKTVMASDLRQSFKDNFAKGALAQEALIAAKKGDFETAMAKADEQLAMIQADNNPNEMEDHHDLLGLIHFERGDHAKAIEHLNQGDQEDPYILYHLAVSESKAGDKTWATELFKKVAEMNQNGLGYALIRSIAMGAQKMVGKK
- a CDS encoding aldo/keto reductase, whose translation is MEDQKWLTTAAGVKMPWVIYGTAWKKERTADLVVKAIQAGFKGIDTACQPMHYDEPLVGAALHRLKDQGIERETLFLQTKFTPLAGQDPRQVPYDKNAPIESQVTQSFEASKKNLQTEYVDSLVLHSPMAPHALLMKVWDAMETIQKAGGARQLGISNCYNTEVMRQLYADANVKPAVVQNRFYQETGYDADLRNWCSNHRVIYQSFWTLTANPHILVSNTVRTIAQKYNKTEAQIFFRYLSQSGIVPLTGTCSEQHMREDLSIFDFELSSDDLKNVSRLLNQV
- a CDS encoding DUF4382 domain-containing protein, which codes for MALLTCAFSMGCGDSATAPNQMGTLEVSLTDAPGIYEAVNITFSEISANIDGEWIAVRNQTPITVNLLEWNNGNSLVLGTAEVPAGHYTQIRVTIDAAEVVADGNPYQVTVPSGAQTGLKLLADFTVNAGSTYELILDFDAQRSVVTTGPANNPTGYLLNPTIRVEDKALTGSISGMLTNPENNPVAYAIAGSDTLTSTRVDTNGSFRLAFLPAGLYSVSIEDTLNLTYASPETEVVVGSDNDLGNITLQ
- a CDS encoding carotenoid biosynthesis protein, whose amino-acid sequence is MKNQKNLLRLLNIVVVLYIIANVIIGLEGTNAAVFMPFLIIPLGMFVFTHGTIRYGIKNILILIGIGMAVSLFYEAMSIATGFPYSGFHYTEIFGPKLFGFPLIVMVGYGVSIYTFWTVTGSLIGNYNNKLRGANIVLVPILAAFLFTSWDYALDPIMASINGAYIWDNHGSYFGIPFSNYLGWYLCTYSIYQFFALVVYRKTKLDVPTIMKRKTFWYQAIAMYVSIFIQLPILMKFEGNEQLTIFSGQVLQTNDIYQSMTLVGIAAIIFPAFIAFVNVFNTKELE
- a CDS encoding tetratricopeptide repeat protein is translated as MNHIMYPNFKLGPEALKYFESAYEYQMQGELEKAVLYYKKSLEIEQTAEGYTFLGWTYSFMGKLAEAIQECHKAIAADPDFGNPYNDIGAYYLQMGEIDEAIPWLEKAKKALRYENPEFAYCNLGKIYELKGIWPRALEEYKKALEIQENYLPAHQALMRLESYLN